Proteins co-encoded in one Cricetulus griseus strain 17A/GY chromosome 1 unlocalized genomic scaffold, alternate assembly CriGri-PICRH-1.0 chr1_1, whole genome shotgun sequence genomic window:
- the Chst3 gene encoding carbohydrate sulfotransferase 3, whose protein sequence is MASPFPMDKGLTLPQDFVHSLKIRGKYALFLAFVVIVFVFIEKENKIISRVSDKLKQIPQVGTDANSTDPALLLSENASLLSLSELDSAFSQLQSRLYNLSLQLGVEPVMEAQGPEAAAEKPSQQAGAGHRRHVLLMATTRTGSSFVGEFFNQQGNIFYLFEPLWHIERTVSFHQGGASSAASALVYRDVLRQLLLCDLYVLEPFINPPPEDHLTQFLFRRGSSRSLCEDPVCTPFVKKVFEKYHCRNRRCGPLNVTLAAEACLRKDHVALKAVRIRQLEFLQPLAEDPRLDLRVIQLVRDPRAVLASRMVAFAGKYESWKKWLAEGQDRLSEDEVQRLRGNCESIRLSAELGLRQPAWLRGRYMLVRYEDVARRPLQKAREMYSFAGIPLTPQVEDWIQKNTQAARDSSDIYSTQKNSSEQFEKWRFSMPFKLAQVVQAACGPAMHLFGYKLARDAASLTNRSISLLEERGTFWVT, encoded by the exons ATGGCCTCACCTTTCCCCATGGATAAAGGACTCACTCTGCCCCAGGACTTTGTACACAGTCTGAAGATTCGGGGCAAATACGCCCTGTTCCTGGCATTTGTGGTCATAGTTTTTGTCTtcattgaaaaggaaaataaaatcatatccaG GGTCTCGGACAAGCTGAAGCAGATCCCTCAAGTTGGAACAGATGCCAACAGCACCGACCCAGCCCTGCTCTTATCGGAAAATGCATCTCTCTTGTCCCTGAGCGAACTGGATTCTGCCTTCTCCCAGCTGCAGAGCCGTCTGTACAATCTCAGCCTACAGCTGGGCGTGGAGCCGGTGATGGAGGCCCAGGGGCCAGAGGCTGCAGCAGAGAAACCATCCCAGCAGGCTGGAGCAGGGCACCGGCGCCACGTGCTCCTCATGGCCACCACCCGCACGGGCTCCTCGTTCGTGGGCGAGTTCTTCAACCAGCAGGGCAATATCTTCTACCTTTTTGAGCCTCTGTGGCACATCGAGCGCACAGTGTCCTTCCATCAGGGAGGAGCCAGCTCGGCGGCCTCAGCTCTGGTCTACCGTGATGTCCTCAGGCAGCTGTTGCTGTGCGACCTGTATGTGTTGGAGCCCTTCATCAACCCGCCACCCGAGGACCACTTGACTCAATTCCTGTTCCGCCGGGGATCCAGCCGCTCGCTCTGTGAGGATCCAGTGTGCACACCCTTCGTTAAGAAGGTCTTTGAGAAGTACCACTGCAGGAACCGTCGCTGCGGGCCACTCAACGTGACCTTGGCAGCAGAGGCCTGCCTCCGCAAGGACCACGTGGCCCTCAAGGCCGTGCGCATCCGTCAGCTGGAGTTCCTGCAGCCGCTGGCCGAGGACCCGAGGCTAGACCTGCGAGTCATCCAGCTGGTGCGCGACCCCCGGGCCGTGCTGGCCTCACGCATGGTGGCCTTCGCGGGCAAGTACGAGAGCTGGAAGAAGTGGCTGGCAGAGGGACAAGACCGACTGAGTGAGGATGAGGTGCAGCGGTTACGGGGCAACTGTGAGAGCATCCGCCTGTCTGCAGAGCTGGGCTTGCGGCAGCCAGCCTGGCTCCGTGGTCGCTACATGCTGGTTCGCTACGAGGACGTGGCACGCAGGCCACTGCAAAAGGCCAGAGAGATGTACAGCTTCGCGGGCATCCCCTTGACCCCACAGGTGGAGGACTGGATCCAGAAGAACACACAAGCGGCCCGGGACAGCAGTGACATCTACTCTACTCAGAAGAACTCCTCGGAGCAGTTTGAGAAGTGGCGCTTCAGCATGCCCTTCAAGCTGGCACAGGTGGTGCAGGCTGCCTGTGGCCCAGCCATGCACCTCTTTGGCTACAAGTTGGCCAGGGATGCTGCCTCGCTCACCAACCGTTCCATCAGCTTGTTGGAGGAGCGGGGCACCTTCTGGGTCACGTAG